One Bosea sp. 685 DNA segment encodes these proteins:
- a CDS encoding DUF6111 family protein yields the protein MLRSLIEEFLLFVLPFCAFAAYLVLRRRNPFDVEHWSPHLFRLSVLGLALGIAFFFVAGWIAPRNRGAYEPPHMENGELVPGRFK from the coding sequence ATGCTGCGTTCGCTGATCGAGGAGTTCCTGCTCTTCGTCCTGCCTTTCTGCGCCTTTGCGGCTTATCTCGTGCTCAGGCGGCGCAATCCGTTCGATGTCGAGCATTGGAGCCCGCATCTGTTCCGGCTCTCTGTATTGGGGCTTGCCCTGGGTATCGCCTTCTTCTTCGTCGCCGGATGGATCGCGCCGCGCAACCGGGGCGCCTATGAGCCGCCGCATATGGAAAACGGCGAGCTTGTACCGGGACGGTTCAAATGA